In a single window of the Papaver somniferum cultivar HN1 chromosome 8, ASM357369v1, whole genome shotgun sequence genome:
- the LOC113305006 gene encoding putative receptor-like protein 8, translating to MIGLESLDLSFNKLSGSIPESLKALDSLGHLNLSYNNSSGRIPRGHHFETLSVDGSAFFGNDLLCGVPTNKSCEGSNTSADITDEEHPREMLLFYGIVAMGFAVGFGGLFFVLLLKKEKWWFGYWRVVDTIAAKVTGCIMRNR from the coding sequence ATGATTGGTTTAGAGTCATTGGATCTGAGTTTCAACAAATTATCCGGATCAATTCCGGAGTCATTGAAAGCATTAGACTCTCTTGGGCATTTGAATTTATCTTACAATAACTCGAGTGGCAGGATCCCAAGAGGACatcattttgaaacattgagtgTGGATGGTTCAGCCTTCTTTGGAAATGATTTGTTGTGTGGGGTTCCTACAAACAAGAGTTGCGAGGGTAGTAATACTTCAGCAGATATTACAGATGAAGAACATCCAAGGGAGATGCTATTGTTTTACGGTATTGTTGCTATGGGGTTTGCAGTTGGGTTTGgaggtttattttttgttttgcttctcaagaaagagaagtggtggtttGGGTATTGGAGAGTTGTTGATACTATTGCAGCCAAAGTAACAGGTTGCATAATGAGAAATCGATAA
- the LOC113305005 gene encoding F-box protein CPR1-like encodes MICLLNPSTREYKKISIPTSIRNKAYKGFTGYGVCYDWKIDDYKLVLIVAELYDDDDDEDVSSDSSEAFVHRLGSNSWNSIGHIPYNQCHNDAPLRPLNGIMHWIGISKVIVSFDIVEERIKEIQIPSCCLDDESYSFDDMEVHVLGKDLHLLVNATFRKNNIDLWVMKD; translated from the coding sequence ATGATCTGTTTGTTGAATCCGTCGACCAGAGAATACAAGAAAATATCGATACCAACATCGATTCGTAACAAAGCCTATAAAGGTTTTACTGGATATGGGGTTTGTTACGATTGGAAAATTGATGACTACAAGTTGGTCTTAATAGTAGCtgaactttatgatgatgatgatgatgaggatgttaGTTCCGATTCTTCGGAAGCTTTTGTTCATAGGTTAGGTTCAAATTCATGGAATAGCATTGGACACATACCTTATAATCAATGTCATAATGATGCTCCTTTGAGGCCTTTGAATGGAATTATGCATTGGATAGGAATATCCAAAGTTATAGTTTCGTTTGATATAGTTGAAGAGAGAATCAAAGAAATCCAAATACCCAGTTGTTGTTTAGATGATGAATCGTACTCGTTTGATGATATGGAAGTGCATGTTCTTGGAAAGGACCTTCACCTATTAGTTAATGCTACATTTCGTAAGAACAATATCGATCTTTGGGTGATGAAAGATTAA